From one Phocoena sinus isolate mPhoSin1 chromosome 6, mPhoSin1.pri, whole genome shotgun sequence genomic stretch:
- the ANP32B gene encoding acidic leucine-rich nuclear phosphoprotein 32 family member B, translating into MDMKRRIHLELRNRTPAAVRELVLDNCKSNDGKIEGLTAEFVNLEFLSLINVGLISVSNLPKLPKLKKLELSDNRIFGGLDMLAEKLPNLTHLNLSGNKLKDISTLEPLKKLECLKSLDLFNCEVTNLNDYRESVFKLLPQLTYLDGYDREDREAPDSDAEVDGVDEEEDDEEGEDEDKEEDEDGEEEEFDDEEDEDEDEDVEGEEDEDEVSGEEEEFGHDGEVDEDEDDEDEDEDEDEEEEESGKGEKRKRETDDEGEDD; encoded by the exons GTTCGAGAACTTGTCCTGGACAATTGCAAATCAAATGATGGGAAAATTGAGGGCCTAACAGCTGAATTTGTGAACTTAGAGTTCCTCAGTTTAATAAATGTAGGCTTGATTTCAGTTTCAAATCTCCCCAAACTACCTAAATTGAAAAAG CTTGAGCTCAGTGACAATAGAATCTTTGGAGGTCTGGATATGTTAGCAGAAAAACTTCCAAATCTTACACATCTAAACTTAAGTGGAAATAAACTGAAAGATATCAGCACCCTGGAACCTTTG AAAAAGTTGGAATGTCTGAAAAGCCTGGATCTGTTTAACTGTGAGGTTACGAACCTGAATGACTACCGAGAGAGTGTCTTcaagctccttccccagctgACCTACCTGGATGGCTATGACCGAGAGGATCGTGAAGCCCCTGACTCAGATGCCGAGGTGGATGGTGTGGATGAAGAAGAGGACGATGAAG AAGGAGAAGATGAGGACAAGGAGGAGGATGAGGATGGTGAGGAAGAAGAGTTTGATGATGAAGAGGATGAAGATGAAGACGAAGATGTAGAAGGGGAGGAGGATGAAGATGAAGTCAGTGGGGAG GAAGAAGAATTTGGACATGATGGAGAAGTTGATGAAGATGAAGACGATGAGGATgaagatgaggatgaggatgaag aagaggaagaaagcgGGAAAggtgaaaagaggaagagagaaacagatgatgaaggagaagatgattaa